The Aquabacterium sp. A3 DNA window CCATGAAGGGGAGGGCAGCATGAGCCTGTTGCATCGATTGCCCAAGAACATGCCGCCACTGGATGTGGTGCTGCATGACATCTTCAGCCCCAAGCCTGCCGCACTGGCTGCCGCCTTGGGGGTTGACGAACGCACCGTGCGCCGCTGGATTGCCGCCAATGAGGCGCCCCGGCCGGTGATGTTGGCCTTGTTCTGGCTGACCCGATGGGGCATGCAGTGGACAGATGCAGACCTCTACAACGAGGCGCAACTGCACTTCGCCATGAACCGCTGCCAGGCGCAGACCATCCGGGAACTGAGGACGCAGCTCGCACGCATGGGGCGAATCGGTAGCTTTGGCGCAGCCAATGACCCTGCCGAGGCCGTTGTCCTGCCGTTGCCTGCTGGCACTCATCCCGTGCGCATGTGCCTCAAGAAGCGCCAGACGGTGCCCGATGCGCATGGCCGCAACCGGCGTGCAGCCGGTTCGGGTGAGGTCGGTTTGATCCGCGAGCGGGTCTGCAAGCGGCCCACCAGCTACCACCACTTTGTCCAACGCAAAAGGAGCGCAGCATGAAACGCGGAGCATGGAAGAAGGACACCACCAGGGTGCCCAAGTTGCAGACCTCGGGCGGCTTTCGCTTGATCAGTGTCTTCACCTCGAAACACAACGCGTTGCGCATTCAGGCCTACGCCAAGCGGCTGCAGCAGCAGGCCCGATGTCGGCCGGATAACCGGCGCTTTCGCTTGCGCATGCGGGTGCTGGCCATCCACAAAAACAAAAGCCCCGCATCACCGGTTGCAACGTGATGCGGGGCGGGCGAAGGGAATCACCAGGCGCAAGCATAGCGATTCCCCGGCGCCGTGCAAGAACAGGGGCCCGGTCCTTCAGGGGGGACTGGATCGGGCGGGCTCCACCAAGACGCGCAACAGAACATGTCTGATCTCTTTTTGACCGCCGAGGAACTGACCGAGCTGACCGGTTTCAAGACCTCGGCCGGCCACGCCAAGTGGCTGGAGAAAAACCGCTGGCGCTATGTGCTCACCCGAAGCATGCAACCACGGGTGAGCCGTGAGTATTTCCTTGATCGAATGGGGTTGCCCAGGGGGAAAACCGGTTCAACCGACCAGTTGCACCAGTTTGCCCAGGTGGTCGAACCGGATTTTTCAGCCCTTGACCGGATGTGATCATGGGCCGCACACGAACCACCCACCGCGACTTGCCCAAGGGGATGACCAAGAAGGGGCGGTACTACTACCACGTCACCACCACGACGCCACGCAAGTGGACCTCCCTGGGTGCTGACCGGGCCTTGGCGCTGTTGGCCTGGGCCAGGCTGGAGGGAGACAAGATCGACCCCACGGTGAAAACCTTTGAGGCGGTGGCCCTACGCTATGAGCGTGAGGTGATCCCCACCAAGGCGCCCCGCACCCAGAAGGACAACCTCAAGGAACTGGACCGGCTGCGCGCGGTGTTCAACCGGGTTCAGATCGACCACATCAAGCCGCACCACGTACGAACGTACATGGACAAGCGTGGGCAAGCCGCCAAAGCTCGGGCCAACCGAGAAAAGGCGCTGTTGAGCCACTTGTTCAACCGGGCGCGTGAGTGGGGTTACACCGATGCTCCAAACCCCTGCATGGGCGTCAAGGCTTTCAGGGAGAACGGCCGGGACCGGTACGTGACGGATTCCGAATACAAGGCTGTGTGGGCCAAGGCCCACCCCACCTTGCAAGACGCGATGGATCTGGCCTTGCTGACTGGCCAGCGGCCCGCCGACGTGTTGAAGATCAAGCGGGCCGACATCCACGATGGGGCACTGTGGATCGTGCAGAACAAGACCGGCGCCAAGCGCGCGATTGAGGTGGTGGGGGAACTGGCCGAGTTGATCCAGCGGATCAACGCCCGTCCACGGGAGCGCTACAGCGCCTTCCTGATCCAAGACGATGACGGGCGCCCCTTGCGCGCCGATGGTCTGCGCTCGCGGTTCACCAAGGCCCGTGATGCGGCCGGGGTGTCATTCCAGTTCCGCGACATCCGGGCCAAGGCTGCCACCGATGCGGGCGACTTGTCGCACTCCCAGGTGTTGCTGGGGCATAAGCGGCGGGAGATGACTGAGCACTACGTGAGGCAGCGGGTGGGAATGCGGGTCAGGCCGCTTCGCTGATCATCTCGGGCCGACCTCTATCAGTTGGGTGATTGATTGGCACTGGCCCGTTCTGCTTTACGAAGCTCGTAAGCGGCGCGGTCTTCAAACACGGTCATGACCATCGCCAAGCCTTCACCAAAGTGCACAAGGAATCCCGCGCAGTTTGGGGGCTCAACAACCGCATATCGGTAGTGAAACTGGTCAGAGAGGTCAACGCCCGATCTGCTTAGGGTGGGTTGATTGTCGAGAATCCGTGTGTGTTCTAAAGGGAAGTTTGGCGATTGCCATTCCGCGTTCGTAAATGCTTTTGCACTGACCGCACAGCCTGCCGGTACAGACCTGCCTGTTACCTTGTAGTACAGAGCGTGCGCTAGCTTCGCGGCATACCTATTAGCTGCGTCTGCGAACTCGGCTGGCATTTCAACCGCATAGACTTCGCGGCCGTCTGGCGAAACTCTTGGAAGTCGTTGCTCGCTGAGTAGCTTGCGTGTTTGGTTGCGACTGAGGCCGCGCATTGCTTGAACCCACTCCGGGCGGCGGGCGTTCAGTTTTTTAAAGCACTCTTCCAGTTCTTTGCGGTCAGTATCTGAGGCGGCGTGGTTGACTCTAATGCGCACGAGCATTCCCAGCACGAGCTCATCAAGCGCGGATGCTCTGTTGCAGTCATGGCATGCGGGGAACTCGTAACCTTCGGGCCACTGCCTGTTGCGAAAGAGGTGCCTGGCGGGTATGTGATCTATTTCAATGGCGGGTGTCGTCCCGCCACAAAAACAGCAGTAGGGATGCTCGGCAAAGAACCGTTGCCGCCGTGCTCGTTGACTTCCCATGTTTCGCGTCCTCTTTGCCCTTGGGTTGCGGGATAGATGCTCAGCGTGGTGGGTGCGGCCCTGGCCGCGCCCGGATGTCGGCGGCCGTGGCCTCGATGTGTCAAACCCGGGGCGGTGGCGGTCCTGGCCAGCATGTTCGCGGCGGCTGCCTGGCGTGCCGCTACAACTCACCCCGCGCCATCAAGACCGGCTGTTTTGTAGAACGAAGCCCGAATTGTAGAAAGGCCTCGCGCACTGAAAACAGCGGGCGAGGCCTATGGATACTGGTGGCGCTTCAGGGATTCGAACCCCGGACCTGCGGATTATGATTCCGTCGCTCTAACCGGCTGAGCTAAAGCGCCATCAAGACCAAGATCATACAACGAATTTCCGGGCTTTGGCAAGCAGGGCGCCTGGGCTGTGGCGTGCATGCACGACCCTTGAAATCTTCTGGGCTGCCCCCAGATGGACTGCACCGTTTCTTCTTTGAACCGTCAACACAAGAACAGCCATGGACAAGACCACCCATTCCTTCCAGGCCGAGGTCAAGCAGCTGCTGCACCTGGTCACCCACTCGCTGTACTCCAACAAAGAGATCTTCCTGCGCGAGCTGATCTCCAACGCCTCAGACGCCTGCGACAAGCTGCGCTTCGAGGCGCTGGACAACAGCGGCCTGTACGAAGACGCGCCCAACCTCGAGGTGCGCATCCTCATCGACAAGGCCGCCCGCACGCTCACCATCCGCGACAACGGCATTGGCATGAGCGCGCAAGAGGCCATCGACCACCTGGGCACCATCGCCAAGTCGGGCACCAAGGAATTCATGGGACGCCTGTCGGGCGATCAGGCCCGCGATGCCCAGCTGATCGGGCAGTTTGGTGTGGGCTTCTACAGCGGCTACATCGTGGCCGACAAGATCACGGTCGAATCCCGCCGTGCGGGCTTGGGCGCCGACGAAGGCGTGCGCTGGACCAGCGAAGGCACCGGCGACTTTGAGGTGGAGGCCATCAGCAAGCCCACCCGGGGCACCGACATCATCCTGCACCTGCGCGAAGGCGAAGACGATTTCCTGGCCCGCTGGAAGCTGCGCGGCATCATCGCCAAGTACTCCGACCACATCTCGCTGCCCATCCTCATGCAGAAGGAAGAATGGAGCCAGGAGAAGGGTGAGTACGAGCTCAAAGACGAGTGGGAAACCGTCAACCAGGCCGCCGCCCTGTGGACGCGCAGCAAGAGCGACATCACCGAAGAGCAGTACCACGAGTTCTACAAGCAGATCAGCCACGACCACGAGGCGCCTCTGGCCCACACCCACAACCGGGTCGAAGGCCGCAGCGAGTACACCCAGCTGCTCTACATCCCCAAGAACGCGCCCTACGACCTCTGGAACCGCGACAAGAAGGGCGGCCTGAAGTTGTATGTGAAGCGCGTCTTCATCATGGACGACGCCGAGGCCCTGCTGCCCAACTACCTGCGCTTCGTGAAGGGCGTGGTCGATTCGGCCGACTTGCCGCTGAACGTCAGCCGCGAGATCCTGCAGGAAAGCCGTGATGTGAAGGCCATCCGCGAGGGCTGCACCAAGCGCGTGTTGTCCATGCTGGAAGACCTGGCCAACCACGAAGACCAGGTCAAGCGCGAACAGTACGCCGCCTTCTGGAAAGAGTTCGGTGCCGTGCTGAAAGAGGGCGTGGGCGAAGACTTTGCCAACCGCGAGCGCCTGAGCAAGCTGCTGCGCTTTGCGTCCACGCACGACGAATCCGGCGAGCCCAGCGTGTCGCTGGCCGATTACGTGGCCCGCATGAAGGAGGGCCAAGAGGCCATCTACGTGATCACGGCCGACAGCCTGGCCGCCGCCAAGAACAGCCCGCAGCTGGAGCTCTTCAAGAAGAAGGGCATCGAGGTGCTGCTGCTGACCGACCGCGTGGACGAATGGCTGCTCTCGCATCTGCACGACTTCGATGGCAAGCCGCTGCAAAACGTCACCAAGGGCGCGGTCGATCTGGGCCAGCTGCAGGACGAAGAAGAAAAGAAGAAAGCCGAAGAAGCCGCGACCACCTTCAAGCCGGTGCTGGAGCGCCTGAAGACCGCGCTGGGCGAGCGCGCCAAGGACGTGCGTGTGACCACCCGTCTGGTGGATTCACCCGCCTGCCTGGTGACCGAGTCGGGCGACATGAGCGCCCACCTGGCGCGCCTGCTCAAGCAGGCCGGCCAGTCTGCGCCCGAGGTCCAGCCCATCCTGGAGGTCAACCCCGAGCATGCCCTGGTGAAGAAGCTGGAAGCCAGCGAGCACTTTGACGAACTGGCCCACATCCTGTTCGACCAGGCGCTGTTGGCCGAAGGCGGGCAGCTGGACGATCCGGCCGCTTATGTGCGTCGTGTCAATGCCTTGCTGACGACCGCCGCCGTGTGACGTCTGTGATGTGGCCAGACCGGGGCACGGCGGGCTCAGGCCCGCTGTGGCTGTTGACGCGGATGACCGTATTCGTCCAGGTCGTTGAGGTCGGCCAGCGGGGTGGGGCCTGAGTCCCCACGCTGATCAAAGGCAAAGAAAGAGTCGGTGGCAAAGCCCGATTCGGCCCATCGCGCCGCGCGCTCGGCGCGACGCTCCTTGAGCTTGCGCGCCAGTTGGTCGCCAGCGTCGTGCAGTGGGTCGGGTGCCTGATGGGCAGGCGCGCCAGCGCCAGGCTGGATCGCACCGGTGGACTGCCCCAACGCCCAGGTGGCCAGCAAGGCCTGGTGCGGCCACTGACCAGCCCGGCAGCGCAGGTAGCGGATGCGACAGGCGTCCAGCACCGCCTCTTTGAAACGCTGGCCGCTGTGAGGGCGCTGGCTGCCGCCTTGTTCAAAATCGATCGCCGAGATCACCGAGCCGTTCGGGTGGCACACCAGCAAGGACACGTGCAGCCCGGTCAGGCGCTCGTACCAGAGCTTGGCCTCTTCAGGCAGGTGGGGCTGACAAAACCGCAAGAGGCTGACCTTGGCCAGCACGATGTGCTGAGGCAGGGCCGCCTTGAGTTCGCGGTGCAGGGCGCGCTCTTGGGCATTGAACAGGGGGCGGGCGTGAAGGTTCCAGCGGGCAGGCCATTGCCGGCGGGCGCGCTGGTCCCGGCGGCCACGCCACCACCAGCCCCAAGCCACGCCCAGCAGCGCGGCGGCGGGCGGGAACACCCACCAAATGCCGTCCAGATCCATGTGACTTCATCCCTGTTACAAGCGGGGATGTTACATAACTTCACGTGAAGAAGACAGCGCCGTCTTGCGCCATCCCCCGCATGGGTGTGCGCGCTGGGTGTGGACTGAAGGGGCTGGCCTCAGGCGGACGCCACGAGCAAGCGCACCCAGTCCGACACGTGCATCGCCCGGTACTTCACCCGGTAGATCAGCTCGGCGGCGAGCGACTGCAGCGAGCTGTCCAGGTGGGTGCCCACCGTGTCGGGCGGCAGCTTCAGCCAGGCTTCGGCATCGGGGCCGTCGCGCTCTACCGTGGCACCCGCCTTGGTCGCGATGCGCAGCATCGGGGCGTTTTCGCTCAGGGCGTGGATCATCAGGTGGCTGGCGTGCTGGTTGCGCGCATGCATGATCGCGTGCTTGAACAGCAGCATGCCCAGGCCCTTGCCGCGCGCCGAAGGCAGCACCGACACGCCAAACTCCATGGCGCGGCCGCGCGACGAATCACCGTGCGGGCCTTTGCCGGGCATGGCCGCCAGGTGGGCCATGGCCACCAGGTGCAGCTTGCGGTTGAACACGCCAAACACCTCGTCGCGCTTGAAGTCGATCGAGGCCACGTACTTGGCCATCTGTTCGTGGCTCACCTGCGAGCCAAAGCGCAGGTACCGGTCCCGTTCATCCAGTTGAAGCAGGTGGTCCAGTATGCGGCGCCGGTGCCGGGCGTGCAGATCGCGGATGGGCACCCAGGCGTGCTCGGCCGGGTGGGGCAAGGAGCCCTTTGGCGACTTCAGTCCAAAGCGGTCCAGTGCAGGAGGGGGTGGGGGCTTGACGGTGGTCATCGCAGATCCCGTTCGGTCGCGGTTGTGTCGCGAAAGAATCCTTGGGGTAAACACTAATGTACGAGATCGGGGCCAGGCCCGCAAGCGCCAAGGGCATCAGCCTTTGACCTGTGTCGGCCATCATGCGCAATGCTGCACACTTCGTGCTCGGTGCATGGCCTGCTTGTGGCTGTCCTGGTGATGTGCTAGAGTGGCAGGCTTTCCCGAAATGGTTGCCGGGAAAGATGCATTCATGCAGTCGCGCCTTTTGCGAGGCCACCAGCGCGGCGGCTTGTCTTGTTCAACCATGTTGTTCAGACAAGCGGCTGACGAATCAGAAGTGGTGCCAATGAGGGCAGTCAACCAGTTTCATTCTTAGGAAATCTCATGAAGACCTTCAGCGCCAAGCCGGCCGAAGTGAAGCACGAGTGGTTTGTGATTGACGCCACCGACAAGGTGCTCGGACGTGTCGCCAGCGAAGTGGCACTCCGTCTGCGCGGCAAGCACAAGGCCATTTACACGCCTCACGTGGACACCGGTGATTTCATCATCATCGTCAACGCCGACAAGATCCGTGTCACGGGCACCAAGGCCAACGACAAGATCTACTATCGCCACTCTGGCTTTCCTGGCGGCATCTACGCGACCCGCTTCAAGGACATGCAGGCCAAGCACCCTGGCCGCGCCATCGAGAAGGCTGTCAAGGGCATGCTGCCCAAGGGCCCCCTGGGCTACGCCATGATCAAGAAGCTGAAGGTCTATGCAGGCGGTGAGCATCCGCACACTGCACAGCAGCCCAAGGCCCTGGAAATCTGAGGAGCGGTCACATGATCGGTAACTGGAACTACGGCACCGGCCGTCGCAAGTCCTCCGTGGCCCGTGTCTTCATCAAGAAGGGCACTGGCCAGATCATCGTCAACGGCAAGCCCGTCGATCAGTATTTCGGTCGTCAGACCTCGATCATGATCGTCAAGCAGCCCCTGATGCTGACCAACAACGGTGAAGCCTTTGACATCAAGGTCAACGTGCACGGTGGTGGTGAATCTGGTCAAGCTGGTGCTGTGCGCCACGGCCTGACCCGCGCCCTGATCGATTTCGACGCTGCCCTGAAGCCCGAACTGAGCCGCGCTGGTTACGTGACCCGCGACGCCCGCGAAGTCGAGCGTAAGAAGGTCGGTCTGCACGGCGCTCGTCGTCGTAAGCAGTTCAGCAAGCGCTGATCGATGCGCCCCAGGTTGGCCCCATGGCCGGCCTGCCCAACCCGCCCCTGGCAACCGCCCCGGGCGGGTTTGTCTTTCTGGCGCCATTTGTTTTCCTACAATGGCGCCTTCCGCAGATTGAAAGGACCGCTGGATGATCAAGGTCGGCATCGTTGGTGGCACCGGTTACACCGGGGTGGAGTTGTTGCGCCTGTTGTCGCAACATCCTCAGGTGGAGCTCAAGGCCATCACCTCTCGCAAAGAGGCTGGTCTGCCCGTGGCCGACATGTACCCCAGCCTGCGTGGTCATGTGAACCTGGCCTTCGTCACGCCGGATGACGCCAGGCTGACCGAATGCGATGTGGTGTTCTTTGCCACCCCGCATGGTGTGGCCATGGCCCAGGCGCGCGAGTTGCTGGATGCCGGCGTGAAGGTGATCGACCTGGCCGCCGACTTCCGCCTGAAGGACACGGCCGAGTTCGAGCAGTGGTACGGCATGGCCCACACCTGCCCGGACATCCTCGATGAGGCCGTCTACGGCCTGCCCGAGCTCAACCGCGATGCCATCCGGCGTGCCCGCGTCATCGGCAACCCGGGCTGCTACCCCACGTCGGTGCAGTTGGGTTATGCGCCTTTGCTGCGCCACAAGCTGATCGAGACCACCGGCCTGATCGCCAACTGCGCCTCGGGCATTTCGGGTGCCGGCCGCAAGGCCGAGGTGCACACCCTGCATGCCGAGGCCTCTGACAACTTCAAGGCCTACGGCGTCAAGGGCCACCGCCATGGCCCCGAGATCAACCAGCAGCTGCGCGCCATCGCCGGCGACGCCAGCGTGCACTGCCTGTTTGTGCCGCACCTGCTGCCCATCATCCGTGGCATCCACTCCACCTTGTACGCGCGCCTGAACAGCGCCGGTCAGGCCGCCGACCTGCAAAAGGTGTTTGAAGACACCTACCGCGGCGAACGTTTTGTGGATGTGTTGCCAGCGGGCAGCGCGCCCGAAACGCGCAGCGTGCGCGCCTCCAACACGGTGCGCATCGCCGTGCACCGCCCGCTGCCCGACACCGTCATGGTGCTGGTGGTGGAAGACAACCTCACCAAGGGCGCCTCAGGCCAGGCCGTGCAGTGCATGAACCTGATGTGTGGTCTTGACGAGCACCTCGGCCTGACCGGCGTGCCCGTGCTGCCCTGATGCGTTGGCGCCTGTTGCGCCGGCGGCTGTCGATCAGCTCGCCGCGGATGGCCGTTCGCAGCCACCTGCCCTGGCCGGTGCGCTGGGCGCTGGTGGCCATCGTGCTGGGCTTTTCGGGGGCCTTGGCCTTGTGGGCGTTCGAGGTGGGCCGAGGGCTGGCCGGTCTGGATGGCGGTGCCCGGCAGTTGGGCGAGCAGCTCGCAGCCACCCAGGCCCAGCTGGAGGCCGCCCGCCGAGACCGTGATCGCGCGCAGTCGATCGCCAACACCGCCGACAGCCTGCTGAAGACCGAACGCGTCACCCAGGCGCGGCTCATCGAGCAGGTCAAGGCCCTGGAGGCCGAAAACCAGGCGCTCAAGGACGATCTGGGATTTTTCGAGCGTTTGCTGCCATCGGCCTCGTCGGGCGTGGCCATCCGGGGCGTGCAATTCGAGCGGGTGGTGCCCGGGCAGTTGCGCTACCAGCTCTTGCTCATGCAGCCAGGCGGCCGGTCGGCGCCAGAGTTCAGCGGCGAGCTGCGCCTTCAGGCCACTGGCACACGCCAGGGGCAGCCATGGTCTGCCGAGGGGGCCGAGATGGTGTCTCAGCCGCTGCGCTTCAGGCAACATCGCCGGCTGGAGGGCGTCTTGTCCTATCCGGCAGACGTTCAGTTGCGCCAGGTGCAGGTGCGGGTGCTGGACGCCAGTGGCCATGCGCGGGCCACGCAGGTGGTGCGGCCGTGATCGACGGGATGAGTGTGGTTTCAGCCCCTTACATGCTGGTCCCCGAACGCCTCGCGTTTGGGCACAATCGAGGGTCTGCTGCGGCGTGATGCCGCCAAGGAGTGATGGATGTTTGGCTGGAAAAAAAGTCCGCCGCTGCGAACCCTGATCGGTGAAGGCACGGTGCTCAGCGGTGAAGTGCGCTTCACCGATGGTTTGCGCATCGACGGTGAGGTGCAGGGCAATGTGACCGCGGTGGGCGATGGCCGCACGCTGCTGGTCATCAGCGAGAAAGCCCGTATC harbors:
- a CDS encoding DUF2726 domain-containing protein, whose translation is MDLDGIWWVFPPAAALLGVAWGWWWRGRRDQRARRQWPARWNLHARPLFNAQERALHRELKAALPQHIVLAKVSLLRFCQPHLPEEAKLWYERLTGLHVSLLVCHPNGSVISAIDFEQGGSQRPHSGQRFKEAVLDACRIRYLRCRAGQWPHQALLATWALGQSTGAIQPGAGAPAHQAPDPLHDAGDQLARKLKERRAERAARWAESGFATDSFFAFDQRGDSGPTPLADLNDLDEYGHPRQQPQRA
- the argC gene encoding N-acetyl-gamma-glutamyl-phosphate reductase, with amino-acid sequence MIKVGIVGGTGYTGVELLRLLSQHPQVELKAITSRKEAGLPVADMYPSLRGHVNLAFVTPDDARLTECDVVFFATPHGVAMAQARELLDAGVKVIDLAADFRLKDTAEFEQWYGMAHTCPDILDEAVYGLPELNRDAIRRARVIGNPGCYPTSVQLGYAPLLRHKLIETTGLIANCASGISGAGRKAEVHTLHAEASDNFKAYGVKGHRHGPEINQQLRAIAGDASVHCLFVPHLLPIIRGIHSTLYARLNSAGQAADLQKVFEDTYRGERFVDVLPAGSAPETRSVRASNTVRIAVHRPLPDTVMVLVVEDNLTKGASGQAVQCMNLMCGLDEHLGLTGVPVLP
- a CDS encoding DUF6776 family protein, which codes for MAVRSHLPWPVRWALVAIVLGFSGALALWAFEVGRGLAGLDGGARQLGEQLAATQAQLEAARRDRDRAQSIANTADSLLKTERVTQARLIEQVKALEAENQALKDDLGFFERLLPSASSGVAIRGVQFERVVPGQLRYQLLLMQPGGRSAPEFSGELRLQATGTRQGQPWSAEGAEMVSQPLRFRQHRRLEGVLSYPADVQLRQVQVRVLDASGHARATQVVRP
- a CDS encoding tyrosine-type recombinase/integrase — translated: MGRTRTTHRDLPKGMTKKGRYYYHVTTTTPRKWTSLGADRALALLAWARLEGDKIDPTVKTFEAVALRYEREVIPTKAPRTQKDNLKELDRLRAVFNRVQIDHIKPHHVRTYMDKRGQAAKARANREKALLSHLFNRAREWGYTDAPNPCMGVKAFRENGRDRYVTDSEYKAVWAKAHPTLQDAMDLALLTGQRPADVLKIKRADIHDGALWIVQNKTGAKRAIEVVGELAELIQRINARPRERYSAFLIQDDDGRPLRADGLRSRFTKARDAAGVSFQFRDIRAKAATDAGDLSHSQVLLGHKRREMTEHYVRQRVGMRVRPLR
- the rplM gene encoding 50S ribosomal protein L13, whose amino-acid sequence is MKTFSAKPAEVKHEWFVIDATDKVLGRVASEVALRLRGKHKAIYTPHVDTGDFIIIVNADKIRVTGTKANDKIYYRHSGFPGGIYATRFKDMQAKHPGRAIEKAVKGMLPKGPLGYAMIKKLKVYAGGEHPHTAQQPKALEI
- a CDS encoding DUF4224 domain-containing protein; the encoded protein is MSDLFLTAEELTELTGFKTSAGHAKWLEKNRWRYVLTRSMQPRVSREYFLDRMGLPRGKTGSTDQLHQFAQVVEPDFSALDRM
- the rpsI gene encoding 30S ribosomal protein S9 — its product is MIGNWNYGTGRRKSSVARVFIKKGTGQIIVNGKPVDQYFGRQTSIMIVKQPLMLTNNGEAFDIKVNVHGGGESGQAGAVRHGLTRALIDFDAALKPELSRAGYVTRDAREVERKKVGLHGARRRKQFSKR
- the htpG gene encoding molecular chaperone HtpG is translated as MDKTTHSFQAEVKQLLHLVTHSLYSNKEIFLRELISNASDACDKLRFEALDNSGLYEDAPNLEVRILIDKAARTLTIRDNGIGMSAQEAIDHLGTIAKSGTKEFMGRLSGDQARDAQLIGQFGVGFYSGYIVADKITVESRRAGLGADEGVRWTSEGTGDFEVEAISKPTRGTDIILHLREGEDDFLARWKLRGIIAKYSDHISLPILMQKEEWSQEKGEYELKDEWETVNQAAALWTRSKSDITEEQYHEFYKQISHDHEAPLAHTHNRVEGRSEYTQLLYIPKNAPYDLWNRDKKGGLKLYVKRVFIMDDAEALLPNYLRFVKGVVDSADLPLNVSREILQESRDVKAIREGCTKRVLSMLEDLANHEDQVKREQYAAFWKEFGAVLKEGVGEDFANRERLSKLLRFASTHDESGEPSVSLADYVARMKEGQEAIYVITADSLAAAKNSPQLELFKKKGIEVLLLTDRVDEWLLSHLHDFDGKPLQNVTKGAVDLGQLQDEEEKKKAEEAATTFKPVLERLKTALGERAKDVRVTTRLVDSPACLVTESGDMSAHLARLLKQAGQSAPEVQPILEVNPEHALVKKLEASEHFDELAHILFDQALLAEGGQLDDPAAYVRRVNALLTTAAV
- a CDS encoding GNAT family N-acetyltransferase, whose amino-acid sequence is MTTVKPPPPPALDRFGLKSPKGSLPHPAEHAWVPIRDLHARHRRRILDHLLQLDERDRYLRFGSQVSHEQMAKYVASIDFKRDEVFGVFNRKLHLVAMAHLAAMPGKGPHGDSSRGRAMEFGVSVLPSARGKGLGMLLFKHAIMHARNQHASHLMIHALSENAPMLRIATKAGATVERDGPDAEAWLKLPPDTVGTHLDSSLQSLAAELIYRVKYRAMHVSDWVRLLVASA